The proteins below are encoded in one region of Verrucomicrobiia bacterium:
- a CDS encoding serine/threonine-protein kinase: MFSADENSGGGGAPRQFGRFYLQELINSGGMADIWLATDSRNKPYALRLMHDRYRFNLFAKKRFLKGCDVLATIPDSEFIISYVEHGKVKGQPYLVMEYVEAENLKILFARSDALLLENVAQILIDMATGLEHMHENGYMHLDFKPENVLITRNAGVRLVDFDLAQPISDKPIKLSKNPGTPAYMPPEQLQGQPLTHRVDVFAFGVAAYELLTNCLPFPGDTPSDILRLELDRSGFILPRQHNPDLPLNVEKIIMKCLENEPEKRYPFMSLMARELRSALYV, from the coding sequence GTGTTCAGCGCAGACGAAAATTCAGGCGGAGGTGGTGCGCCCCGGCAGTTCGGGCGCTTTTACCTCCAGGAATTGATCAATAGCGGGGGCATGGCTGATATCTGGCTTGCAACCGATTCCCGAAACAAGCCCTATGCCCTGAGATTGATGCATGATCGATATCGCTTCAATCTCTTTGCAAAAAAGCGCTTCCTGAAAGGTTGCGACGTGCTGGCCACCATTCCCGACAGCGAGTTCATCATCAGCTACGTGGAACATGGCAAGGTGAAAGGACAGCCATACCTGGTAATGGAATATGTCGAGGCAGAGAATCTCAAGATCCTGTTCGCTCGCTCGGATGCGTTGCTGCTGGAAAACGTTGCGCAAATCCTGATCGATATGGCAACCGGGCTCGAGCACATGCACGAGAACGGGTATATGCACCTGGATTTCAAGCCTGAGAACGTGCTGATCACCCGCAACGCCGGAGTGCGGCTGGTTGATTTCGACCTCGCGCAGCCGATATCGGACAAACCAATCAAGCTTTCGAAAAATCCGGGAACCCCCGCTTACATGCCGCCCGAACAATTGCAGGGGCAGCCGCTGACACATCGGGTGGATGTCTTTGCATTTGGCGTGGCCGCCTACGAGTTGCTGACCAACTGCCTGCCGTTTCCGGGCGACACGCCATCGGACATTCTGCGGCTGGAGCTGGATCGAAGCGGCTTCATTTTGCCGCGTCAACACAACCCTGACCTTCCGCTCAACGTGGAAAAGATCATCAT